A single Campylobacter hyointestinalis subsp. hyointestinalis DNA region contains:
- a CDS encoding XRE family transcriptional regulator, giving the protein MNLAQKIKLLRSEKDWTQYDLAQNSGVSLQSIKMYEAGKNKGITTTILKKIANALNVNVEFFLDSEFGSPISSPISSSKNKKLSSIVRQSPNLSPSKPLNAPNLKKSQDTINIPYFEDTYASAGSGIINYDETPIIMSFDINFLRVFLKITGSLNNLHIINAKGDSMEPTISGGELLYINPYENEQGVISGCIYVINYDGDIFVKRVDKNPVTKSLTLISDNPKYEPIKIEVADLTNCKIIGRVVAHTSRI; this is encoded by the coding sequence ATGAATTTAGCTCAAAAAATTAAACTTTTAAGATCGGAAAAAGATTGGACTCAGTATGATTTAGCACAAAATAGCGGAGTATCATTACAAAGCATAAAAATGTATGAGGCTGGAAAAAATAAAGGTATTACAACTACTATATTAAAAAAAATCGCTAATGCTTTAAATGTAAATGTAGAGTTTTTTCTAGACAGTGAATTTGGTTCGCCAATAAGTTCGCCAATAAGTTCGTCAAAAAATAAAAAATTGTCGTCAATAGTTCGTCAATCGCCAAATTTGTCTCCTAGTAAGCCTTTAAACGCTCCAAACCTTAAAAAGTCACAAGATACTATAAATATACCTTATTTTGAAGATACTTACGCTAGTGCAGGATCTGGAATTATAAATTATGATGAAACTCCTATTATCATGAGTTTTGATATAAATTTTTTGCGTGTATTTTTAAAGATTACTGGCTCTTTAAATAACTTGCATATCATAAACGCAAAAGGCGATAGTATGGAGCCTACTATAAGCGGTGGGGAACTACTATATATAAATCCTTACGAGAATGAACAGGGCGTTATTAGTGGGTGTATATATGTGATAAACTATGATGGCGATATTTTTGTTAAAAGAGTAGATAAAAATCCAGTCACAAAATCTCTTACGCTCATTAGTGATAACCCAAAGTATGAACCTATTAAGATAGAAGTAGCAGATCTAACAAATTGCAAAATAATAGGAAGAGTAGTAGCTCATACTTCTAGGATTTAA
- a CDS encoding division plane positioning ATPase MipZ: MPLIKVYLKNELPLLIDTDPQKSIATFLNIRNEENNPKVFDFTYKYGENLKEFLQSYNSNKDVIIDTGGRDSREMRIAIALSDMIIIPTIPSQFDVSVLDKMVNIIKMAKEQNEKLVAYIVINRASTNPFLYKKIESLRNFIEEIEQDYIKLSQTIVYERERYKVATQLGLGVVEMKDGNKAEQEIRDLCNEICT; encoded by the coding sequence TTGCCATTAATCAAAGTCTATCTAAAAAACGAACTACCGCTATTAATAGATACGGATCCACAAAAATCAATAGCTACATTTTTAAATATAAGAAATGAAGAAAATAACCCAAAGGTTTTTGATTTTACATATAAATACGGTGAAAATTTAAAGGAATTTTTACAAAGTTATAATAGTAATAAAGACGTGATAATTGATACAGGCGGAAGAGATAGTAGAGAGATGAGAATAGCTATAGCTTTAAGCGATATGATTATAATTCCAACAATCCCAAGTCAATTTGACGTCAGCGTATTAGATAAAATGGTGAATATAATCAAGATGGCAAAGGAGCAAAACGAAAAACTCGTAGCCTATATAGTAATCAATAGAGCCTCGACAAATCCATTTTTATATAAAAAAATTGAAAGTCTAAGAAACTTTATAGAAGAGATAGAACAAGATTATATAAAACTGTCTCAAACAATCGTATACGAGAGAGAACGATATAAAGTAGCAACCCAACTAGGTCTTGGTGTAGTTGAAATGAAAGACGGCAACAAAGCTGAACAGGAGATAAGAGATTTATGTAATGAGATTTGTACCTGA
- a CDS encoding replication initiation protein gives MSDFSFYFEKGEFVLEVSKKNFKKSDGSLVFKNKMNSILFPVNFTARDYDIFFTICWFAKQKGYVENRGFIEMPYSEICRFMPSGLNKTRFNDEVKNFRSKVLGQNGAAIYRSVEITKDDEITTVGVFFTDIKIFRNKQSLSFRLNPIALDVLFSTLKFMRIDLNDFVSIRGKFAKTLYRLLHQYDNIKADKDGFKCVNFSRDDFEKFMSTPMTYNVTDLDRFVIKPSISELDESYFKKIIFEKKIADGSKKNVIGYSFKFILKDAS, from the coding sequence ATGAGCGACTTTTCTTTCTATTTTGAGAAAGGTGAATTTGTGTTAGAGGTCTCAAAAAAGAATTTCAAAAAATCAGATGGTTCTCTTGTTTTTAAAAATAAGATGAATTCTATTCTTTTCCCTGTTAATTTTACAGCTAGAGATTATGACATATTCTTTACGATTTGTTGGTTTGCAAAGCAAAAAGGATATGTTGAAAATAGAGGCTTCATAGAAATGCCTTACTCTGAAATTTGTAGATTTATGCCGTCTGGCTTGAATAAAACTAGATTTAATGATGAAGTAAAGAATTTTAGATCTAAGGTATTGGGGCAAAATGGTGCTGCCATTTATAGAAGTGTTGAAATTACCAAAGATGATGAAATAACTACTGTTGGCGTATTTTTTACTGATATAAAAATTTTTAGAAATAAACAATCTTTAAGCTTTAGATTAAATCCTATCGCTCTTGATGTTTTATTTAGTACTCTTAAATTTATGAGAATAGATTTAAACGACTTTGTCTCCATTCGTGGTAAATTTGCTAAGACGTTGTATCGCTTGCTACATCAATATGATAACATCAAAGCCGACAAAGATGGTTTTAAATGTGTAAATTTTAGTAGAGATGATTTTGAAAAATTTATGAGCACTCCTATGACCTATAATGTCACCGACCTAGATCGCTTTGTAATAAAACCATCCATTAGCGAACTTGACGAAAGCTATTTTAAAAAGATTATTTTTGAAAAGAAAATAGCAGATGGCTCAAAGAAAAATGTTATCGGCTATTCTTTTAAATTTATTTTAAAAGATGCTTCATAG
- a CDS encoding peroxiredoxin yields MIVTNKAPQLSGVAVLGNGQIEENFELYKNIGPKGAVVFFYPKDFTFVCPSEIIAFDHRYKEFKERGIEVIGVSCDNEYCHFAWRETDVKCGGIGRVQFPLVADLKKEWAKGFDVLFDEAVALRGSFLLDKDGTVRHAVINDLPLGRNIDEMVRMVDTMLFTNEHGEVCPAGWSKGDKGMKPSTDGVASYLSENGDKL; encoded by the coding sequence ATGATAGTAACAAACAAAGCACCACAACTAAGCGGTGTAGCAGTACTTGGCAATGGACAAATCGAAGAGAATTTCGAACTTTACAAAAATATAGGACCAAAAGGTGCGGTAGTATTTTTCTATCCAAAAGATTTTACTTTTGTTTGCCCAAGTGAGATTATAGCATTTGATCATAGATATAAAGAATTTAAAGAAAGAGGCATCGAAGTTATCGGTGTAAGTTGCGATAACGAGTATTGCCACTTTGCATGGAGAGAGACTGACGTAAAATGCGGTGGTATCGGCAGAGTTCAATTTCCATTAGTTGCAGATCTTAAAAAAGAGTGGGCAAAAGGATTTGACGTATTATTTGATGAGGCAGTTGCTCTAAGAGGTAGCTTCTTACTAGATAAAGACGGAACAGTAAGACACGCTGTTATAAATGACCTTCCACTTGGAAGAAACATTGATGAAATGGTAAGAATGGTAGATACAATGCTATTTACAAATGAGCACGGTGAAGTTTGCCCTGCTGGTTGGAGTAAAGGCGATAAGGGTATGAAACCTTCTACTGATGGTGTTGCTTCTTATCTTAGCGAAAATGGCGATAAACTATAA
- the accD gene encoding acetyl-CoA carboxylase, carboxyltransferase subunit beta: MFGDFFSKIRRKQSDPSEAPTHWIKCNSCNSLMYYKEVEACYNVCPKCGYHMRLSPKKRIELIADDGSFVEFDSNLKPIDPLKFVDKKSYKKRISESEEKTGKSSSVISGEATIDSVPIQLVVFDFGFMGGSLSSVEGEKITRAAKRAIEKRQALIIVSASGGARMQESTFSLMQMSKTSAALKLLSDEKLPFISILTDPTMGGVSASFAWLGDLIIAEPGALIGFAGQRVIEQTIKASLPEGFQRAEFLLEHGLIDAIVPRGEHKKYIADMVRFLTNNPKIEQKIDFKFKAV, from the coding sequence ATGTTTGGTGACTTTTTTTCAAAAATAAGACGAAAACAATCAGATCCTAGCGAAGCACCAACCCACTGGATAAAGTGTAATAGCTGTAACTCTTTAATGTATTATAAAGAAGTCGAAGCATGCTATAATGTATGCCCAAAATGTGGCTACCATATGAGACTTAGCCCTAAAAAAAGAATAGAACTAATAGCAGATGATGGAAGTTTTGTTGAATTTGATTCAAATTTAAAGCCGATCGATCCACTTAAATTCGTAGATAAAAAATCATATAAAAAAAGAATTAGCGAGAGCGAAGAAAAGACGGGCAAATCAAGCTCCGTTATCTCAGGAGAGGCCACCATAGACTCGGTTCCTATACAGCTAGTTGTGTTTGATTTTGGATTTATGGGAGGAAGTCTTAGCTCAGTAGAAGGCGAAAAAATCACAAGAGCTGCCAAAAGAGCCATAGAAAAAAGGCAAGCTCTTATTATAGTAAGCGCCAGTGGTGGTGCAAGAATGCAAGAAAGTACGTTTAGCCTTATGCAAATGAGCAAAACAAGTGCTGCCCTCAAACTTTTAAGTGATGAAAAACTTCCATTTATATCTATTTTAACAGATCCTACTATGGGCGGAGTTTCAGCCTCATTTGCTTGGCTTGGTGATTTGATCATCGCAGAGCCAGGAGCACTTATAGGATTTGCCGGCCAAAGAGTGATCGAACAAACCATAAAAGCCAGCTTGCCTGAGGGTTTCCAAAGAGCAGAATTCTTACTTGAGCATGGTCTGATAGACGCCATAGTCCCTAGAGGCGAACACAAAAAATACATTGCAGATATGGTAAGATTTTTAACAAATAACCCAAAAATAGAACAAAAGATAGATTTTAAATTTAAGGCGGTTTGA
- a CDS encoding 23S rRNA (pseudouridine(1915)-N(3))-methyltransferase RlmH — MQILVHCIQKNSDDFKEINEYIKMSSKWADIKDINKFNSQIAKAQSLSKQNAHVAYDNVYMPCVDGFCIGLDEKGDELDSPQFADLLKDNQKISFFIGGAYGLSSEFKSKMNRLVSLSRLTLAHKIAKLMLFEQIFRGLCINANHPYHK, encoded by the coding sequence ATGCAAATTTTAGTTCATTGTATTCAAAAAAACAGTGATGATTTTAAAGAAATAAACGAATACATAAAAATGAGCTCAAAATGGGCCGATATAAAAGATATAAATAAATTTAATTCTCAAATAGCAAAAGCACAAAGCCTATCAAAACAAAATGCTCACGTTGCTTATGACAACGTTTATATGCCTTGTGTAGATGGTTTTTGCATAGGGCTTGACGAAAAAGGCGACGAACTAGACAGCCCACAGTTTGCAGATCTTCTAAAAGACAATCAAAAAATTTCATTTTTTATCGGCGGTGCTTACGGTCTAAGCTCGGAATTTAAGTCAAAAATGAACAGGTTAGTAAGTCTATCTAGGCTTACTTTGGCGCACAAAATAGCAAAGCTTATGCTTTTTGAACAAATTTTTCGTGGTCTTTGCATAAATGCAAATCATCCATACCACAAATAA
- the dksA gene encoding RNA polymerase-binding protein DksA codes for MTNSDLEYFKKLLEERKLQIKKNILDATDEINGLRDSGASDEFDFANISADSILEQSISSKQKQELNEIGVALTKIANKTYGICEMCEDDIDIERLKVNPHARHCISCRELIEKNNKNKDLR; via the coding sequence ATGACAAACAGCGATTTAGAGTATTTTAAAAAACTTCTTGAAGAAAGAAAATTACAAATCAAAAAAAATATCTTAGATGCCACCGATGAAATAAATGGATTAAGAGACAGCGGAGCAAGTGATGAGTTTGATTTTGCAAATATAAGCGCAGACTCCATTTTAGAACAGTCTATCTCTTCAAAACAAAAACAAGAGTTAAACGAAATAGGCGTAGCTTTAACAAAGATAGCAAACAAAACTTATGGAATTTGTGAAATGTGCGAAGATGACATAGACATAGAACGTCTAAAAGTAAATCCTCACGCACGCCATTGTATAAGCTGTAGAGAACTGATAGAAAAAAATAATAAAAACAAGGATTTAAGATGA
- a CDS encoding tRNA dihydrouridine synthase: MIDFSSKPLFLAPLAGFSDIALRGVVKKFGCDVTTSEMISSNALVYESSKTLAMIEKNTAETPYIVQIAGSDKRIIEQAVLILNDIEGIDGIDLNCGCPVPKVVKQNAGSALLNDINLLCGILETIKKTSKKRYTSVKIRLGFNQKTAHLIARDLQNAGCDYICVHGRTRAGGYSAKVDYDAIAKVKQSVNIPVIANGDINSKNIEEVFEQTGCDAAMIGRAVIGQPWIFYEIKNKKSIDPKLKKDIIIEHFDQMIKHYKDQGVAIFRKHLHEYSKGINGASSFRNDINSIRNKDEMLQAIKAFF, from the coding sequence ATGATAGACTTTAGCTCAAAGCCTCTGTTTTTAGCCCCTTTGGCCGGATTTTCTGATATCGCGCTCAGGGGCGTAGTCAAAAAATTCGGTTGTGATGTTACGACAAGTGAAATGATAAGCTCTAACGCTTTGGTTTATGAGTCAAGCAAAACTCTTGCTATGATAGAAAAAAATACGGCAGAAACGCCATATATAGTTCAAATAGCAGGAAGCGACAAGCGCATTATAGAACAAGCCGTTTTGATATTAAATGATATAGAGGGTATAGACGGTATAGATCTAAACTGTGGATGTCCAGTTCCTAAAGTAGTCAAACAAAATGCCGGTTCTGCTCTTTTAAACGATATAAATTTACTATGTGGCATTTTAGAAACTATCAAAAAAACTTCCAAAAAAAGATATACATCGGTTAAAATTCGTCTTGGATTTAACCAAAAAACGGCACATTTGATAGCGCGAGATCTACAAAACGCCGGATGTGATTATATCTGCGTTCATGGACGTACAAGAGCCGGTGGATACAGCGCAAAAGTTGATTATGATGCAATCGCTAAAGTGAAACAAAGCGTAAATATACCAGTCATTGCAAATGGCGATATAAACAGTAAGAACATCGAAGAGGTTTTTGAACAAACCGGCTGCGATGCAGCGATGATAGGAAGAGCGGTAATCGGTCAGCCGTGGATCTTTTATGAGATAAAAAATAAAAAAAGTATAGATCCTAAGCTCAAAAAAGACATTATTATAGAGCATTTTGATCAGATGATAAAACATTATAAAGATCAAGGAGTAGCGATCTTTAGAAAACACCTACACGAATACTCAAAAGGTATAAACGGTGCAAGTTCTTTTAGAAACGATATAAATTCCATAAGAAACAAAGATGAAATGCTCCAAGCCATAAAAGCCTTTTTTTAG
- the recO gene encoding recombination protein RecO yields the protein MQGYILRVQKVRDEDCLVFILTENKLVKSYRFYGARHPVITQGFKLDFELEGGGVFLPHLRNTMHLGFKWLFERERLLVWQHFMRLLYEHLKDVEEPGDFYYNLLDVCAYKFEKQNPKRVIIEAYLQILDFEGRLHKDIYCFLCNQKIKGELSLARSFLPSHISCLNKTKFLHQDITKLFSSKKCAHISDNDIDSLYYIVLEGL from the coding sequence ATGCAAGGCTATATATTGCGCGTACAAAAGGTGCGTGATGAGGACTGTTTAGTCTTTATACTTACCGAAAATAAACTAGTAAAATCATATAGGTTTTACGGCGCAAGACACCCTGTTATCACTCAAGGCTTTAAGCTTGATTTTGAGCTTGAAGGCGGAGGAGTATTTTTACCCCACCTTAGAAATACTATGCATTTAGGATTTAAATGGCTTTTTGAAAGAGAAAGACTGCTGGTTTGGCAACATTTTATGAGATTGCTTTACGAGCATTTAAAGGACGTAGAAGAACCTGGTGATTTCTACTATAATTTACTAGATGTATGCGCGTATAAATTTGAAAAACAAAATCCAAAACGAGTAATTATAGAGGCATATCTACAAATTTTGGATTTTGAAGGAAGACTGCATAAAGATATCTACTGTTTTTTATGCAATCAAAAAATAAAAGGAGAGCTATCTTTAGCTAGGAGTTTTCTACCATCCCATATCAGTTGTCTTAATAAGACCAAATTCTTGCATCAAGATATCACAAAACTATTTTCTTCAAAAAAATGTGCGCATATTAGCGATAATGACATAGACAGCCTTTATTATATCGTATTAGAAGGTCTTTAG
- a CDS encoding Ppx/GppA phosphatase family protein: MPKRVAVIDLGSNSARMAIFERTSRLGFYILREYKIKVRLGEGAYENGGVLQDAAMDKVFYAFKEFSYFIKLYKVNKVLCAGTSALRDAPNSNIFINRIKKELGLGLKVIDGNKEAYYGGIAALNLLSPLDEATTIDIGGGSTELAKIKNGKIENTISLNIGTVRIKELFFDKKNTAGASKFIDEVLQNLPKEFASNNIVAIGGSLRAISNAIMQIQKHPLKLVHNFSYPYAEHSAFIEKLANSNIFDMKDFPIKKDRYDTIREGAIIFSKLSKKLGAKTIYTSGAGVREGIFLTNILRPGIKFPKNFNPSLRSLQDRFSKRGNENTYRYAKRLFDILKPIHKVDDRYLPDLLCATKLYNIGRSIGFYSEHAHSSYLVQNGLNYGYTHEQKALIALIIEYQNKQVTDLGEFANLLPDVSDVWWLSFLLGLAKSLSVSDEVGLEFINHTLHIKGIKNFSMVKDNIKKLFKPAIFAITFD, from the coding sequence ATGCCTAAACGTGTAGCAGTCATCGATCTCGGTTCAAATTCGGCTAGAATGGCTATTTTTGAACGTACGAGTAGGCTAGGATTTTATATATTGCGTGAGTATAAGATCAAAGTAAGATTAGGAGAGGGCGCGTATGAAAACGGCGGAGTGTTACAAGACGCGGCTATGGATAAGGTATTTTATGCTTTTAAAGAATTTAGCTATTTTATAAAACTTTATAAAGTTAATAAGGTTTTATGTGCAGGTACTTCGGCCCTTAGGGATGCACCAAATTCAAATATCTTTATAAATAGGATCAAAAAAGAGCTTGGACTCGGACTAAAAGTGATAGATGGCAACAAAGAAGCGTACTACGGTGGGATCGCCGCGCTAAATTTACTTTCTCCGCTTGATGAGGCTACTACTATAGATATAGGCGGCGGATCTACTGAGTTAGCTAAGATAAAAAACGGCAAGATAGAGAATACTATATCTTTAAATATAGGAACAGTGAGGATAAAAGAGCTATTTTTTGATAAGAAAAATACAGCAGGTGCTTCTAAATTTATAGATGAAGTCTTGCAGAACTTACCAAAAGAGTTTGCCAGTAACAATATAGTGGCTATAGGAGGAAGTCTTAGAGCTATATCAAATGCTATTATGCAGATACAAAAACATCCATTAAAGCTTGTTCATAACTTTTCTTACCCTTACGCTGAACATTCTGCATTTATAGAAAAATTAGCAAATTCAAATATCTTTGATATGAAGGATTTTCCTATAAAAAAAGACAGATATGATACCATTAGAGAAGGCGCGATAATCTTTTCAAAACTTAGTAAAAAACTAGGGGCTAAAACTATATATACAAGTGGTGCTGGAGTTAGAGAAGGCATATTTCTTACAAATATACTAAGACCTGGTATCAAATTTCCAAAAAACTTTAATCCAAGCCTTAGAAGTTTGCAAGATAGATTTTCTAAAAGAGGCAATGAAAATACATATAGATATGCAAAAAGGTTGTTTGATATCTTAAAACCTATCCATAAAGTCGATGATAGATATCTTCCAGACCTGCTTTGTGCGACTAAACTTTATAATATAGGTAGGTCTATCGGATTTTATTCAGAACATGCACATAGTAGTTATTTAGTTCAAAATGGACTTAATTACGGTTATACTCACGAGCAAAAAGCCTTGATAGCCCTTATCATAGAGTATCAAAATAAGCAAGTTACGGATCTTGGTGAGTTTGCAAATTTACTTCCTGATGTGAGCGATGTCTGGTGGCTAAGCTTTTTGCTAGGACTTGCGAAATCTCTAAGCGTATCTGATGAAGTAGGTCTTGAGTTTATAAATCATACGTTGCATATAAAGGGTATAAAAAACTTTTCGATGGTAAAAGATAATATCAAAAAACTGTTTAAACCCGCTATTTTTGCTATAACTTTTGACTAG
- a CDS encoding YfhL family 4Fe-4S dicluster ferredoxin → MSLMITKDCISCDACREECPDEAIYEDEPTYMIDPDRCSECISDYAEPACIVVCPVDCIIPDPDNIETPEELKFKHEQYLEGN, encoded by the coding sequence ATGTCTTTAATGATAACAAAAGATTGTATAAGTTGCGATGCGTGTCGCGAAGAGTGCCCAGATGAGGCTATTTATGAAGATGAGCCTACATATATGATAGATCCAGATAGATGCAGCGAGTGCATTAGCGATTATGCCGAACCGGCTTGTATCGTGGTTTGTCCAGTTGATTGTATCATTCCAGATCCAGACAACATCGAAACTCCAGAAGAGCTTAAATTTAAACATGAACAGTATTTAGAAGGGAATTAA
- a CDS encoding sensor histidine kinase, with the protein MLIVIFSVMLYHYIKITIFENIVGSLTLQAKNILLSNESLQIGNMEFYYPNIKDLTVIKIEENSENLSRPKFIQTQREESTFLTLYYPFKDTMLLVIEKDTTEYSDIVNQILVDILIINATAIFLVLFYALFLSRMLLLPIKLLSLKLSKLNERFLEEVSVDELPDEFKPLGDSINRLIGRILTFVKYQKELFVGAAHELKTPLAVMKTKNEVTLIKQREAEKYIEALKNNNESINQMNKMITSILEIGRQEGAQFEKPVYIDIIAYLNEIGNNFLILARGDNKDIKLNLKPQALKILVQQTLFLHVIQNFVQNAIKFSPAGATIEIRSNLVGNEFSVYVIDSGSGIDESKDLFAPFKRYGDKGGTGLGLFLAKGAAQAMGGTVSIKNKEDLSGAIATLTIPVNLKKR; encoded by the coding sequence ATGCTGATTGTAATTTTTTCGGTGATGTTGTATCATTATATCAAGATCACTATATTTGAAAACATAGTAGGAAGCTTAACTTTACAAGCTAAAAATATACTTTTATCAAACGAATCTCTGCAGATCGGAAATATGGAATTTTATTATCCGAATATCAAAGATTTGACTGTTATAAAAATAGAAGAAAACTCAGAAAATCTTTCACGTCCTAAATTTATCCAAACTCAAAGAGAAGAAAGTACTTTTTTAACACTGTATTATCCATTTAAAGATACTATGCTTTTGGTGATAGAAAAAGATACTACGGAATACAGCGATATAGTAAATCAAATTTTGGTTGATATTTTGATAATAAACGCGACTGCTATATTTTTAGTACTATTTTACGCTCTATTTTTATCTAGGATGTTGCTGCTTCCTATAAAGCTTTTGAGTTTAAAGCTTAGTAAATTAAACGAGAGATTTTTAGAAGAAGTTAGTGTAGATGAGCTTCCAGATGAGTTTAAGCCTCTTGGTGATAGTATAAATCGTCTGATCGGACGGATACTTACGTTTGTTAAATATCAAAAAGAACTTTTTGTCGGTGCCGCTCACGAGCTAAAAACCCCTCTTGCTGTTATGAAAACTAAAAATGAAGTTACGCTCATAAAACAAAGAGAGGCTGAAAAATATATCGAAGCTCTGAAAAATAATAACGAATCCATAAATCAAATGAATAAAATGATCACTTCTATCTTAGAAATAGGTCGTCAAGAAGGAGCTCAGTTTGAAAAGCCCGTATATATCGATATCATAGCCTATCTAAATGAGATAGGAAATAACTTTTTGATACTAGCTAGAGGCGATAATAAAGATATAAAACTAAATTTAAAACCGCAAGCTTTAAAGATATTAGTCCAGCAAACGCTTTTTTTACACGTGATACAAAATTTCGTGCAAAATGCGATCAAATTTTCTCCAGCTGGAGCTACTATCGAGATCAGATCAAATTTAGTAGGAAATGAGTTTAGCGTCTATGTTATAGATAGCGGTAGCGGGATAGATGAGAGCAAGGATCTGTTTGCGCCATTTAAAAGATATGGCGATAAAGGTGGCACGGGACTTGGGCTTTTCTTAGCAAAAGGTGCTGCTCAGGCTATGGGTGGCACGGTTAGTATAAAAAACAAAGAAGACTTAAGCGGAGCGATAGCGACTTTAACCATACCAGTAAATTTAAAAAAGCGTTAA
- the hsrA gene encoding homeostatic response regulator transcription factor HsrA → MRILIVEDEVTLNKTIAEGLQEFGYQTDSSESFKDAEYYIGIRNYDLVLSDWMLPDGDGVDLINVIKQKSPRTSAVIISAKDDKESEIKALRAGADDYIKKPFDFDVLVARLEARLRFGGTNVIKIDELTIDPDEEKITYLGQEIELKGKPFEVLTHLARHSDQIVSKEQLLDAIWEEPELVTPNVIEVAINQIRQKMDKPLNISTIETVRRRGYRFCFPKKA, encoded by the coding sequence ATGAGAATTTTGATAGTAGAAGACGAAGTTACGCTAAATAAAACCATAGCGGAGGGGTTGCAGGAATTTGGTTACCAAACAGATAGCTCAGAAAGCTTTAAAGACGCCGAGTATTATATAGGTATTAGAAATTACGATCTAGTTTTGAGCGACTGGATGCTGCCTGATGGAGATGGCGTAGATCTGATCAATGTTATAAAACAAAAAAGCCCGCGTACATCTGCTGTCATAATCTCAGCAAAAGACGATAAAGAAAGCGAAATAAAGGCTTTAAGAGCTGGCGCTGATGATTACATCAAAAAACCGTTTGATTTTGATGTTTTGGTAGCTCGTCTTGAAGCTAGACTTCGTTTTGGTGGTACAAATGTTATTAAGATAGATGAACTAACCATAGATCCAGATGAAGAAAAGATCACATATCTAGGTCAAGAGATAGAGCTAAAAGGAAAGCCTTTTGAAGTTTTAACTCACCTTGCGCGTCATAGCGATCAAATAGTAAGTAAAGAACAGCTTTTAGATGCTATTTGGGAAGAACCTGAGCTAGTTACTCCAAACGTTATCGAAGTTGCTATCAATCAAATTCGTCAAAAAATGGATAAACCGTTAAATATCTCTACTATAGAAACAGTAAGACGTCGCGGATATAGATTTTGCTTTCCCAAAAAAGCTTAA
- a CDS encoding dihydroneopterin aldolase yields MTTIFIEELKFKTIIGLLDFERITPQYIVVDAKFRAKEFVDYALVCEYLVAEFNEMKFETVEEALKHFRKKFKKIFPTLRYFYMKISKIDIIPNARVGAQIEKYY; encoded by the coding sequence TTGACGACTATTTTTATTGAGGAACTTAAATTTAAAACCATAATTGGGCTTTTGGATTTTGAGCGGATAACGCCGCAATACATCGTCGTTGATGCTAAATTTAGAGCTAAAGAATTTGTTGATTATGCTTTGGTTTGTGAGTATTTAGTTGCCGAGTTTAACGAGATGAAATTTGAAACTGTTGAAGAAGCATTGAAACATTTTAGAAAAAAATTTAAAAAAATATTTCCTACTTTAAGATATTTTTATATGAAAATTTCAAAAATAGATATTATACCAAATGCTAGAGTTGGGGCTCAGATAGAGAAGTATTATTAA